The genomic segment GACTCAACCAAACATGCGTTCGCTTTATAAACATTGACAGGAATATGCACCTTCCATCTCGAACCATTACATATATGGATGTTTTGGATGGAGGGTTGCATATGGACAAATACGGTGACTGGTTAATTATGCTAGTTGCCTCAGCCTTGTTAATCCTGTGGTTGTTTCGATTGTTTCATCGCTGGCTTCATGAGCCAGCCTCCTTCAACCGCTTGAAGCTTGGTAAAGGTGTCCCGCTCGATCCGAATGATGAGAACATTTTGTTTCTTGAACAGAGTGGCTATCATGTCGTCTCAGGCAAACACCGAATTCCCATTCAGATTGATCTGGATGGCCAAGAACTGGACAGCCGCTTGTATATTGATTATATTGCAGAACTTGACGGAGAGTTATACATCGTGAAGACTGCAAGGGATCGTATGCCGATGGATTGGACGGGAAGCGGAATAAGAGACAGGCTGCTTGTATACGCGTTGTTGCTGCCGAAATGCCAGGGCATCCTGTTTATTAATGTGAAGGAACGCTCCATTAGAAAAGTTGTTTTTCAGTTGTAGAATAGCATGTTTGGGAGGCGCTTTATTTATGAAAGGGATACGTCAATTTAAAATCAAGGAAATAATTACGAATCAGGTTGTGGAGACGCAGGAGGAGTTAGTTGAAGCGCTTCGCAATACCGGATTGCAGGTAACGCAAGCTACAGTATCACGTGATATTAAAGAGCTAATGCTCATTAAAGTTCCAGCAGAGGATGGCCGATACAGATATTCGTTGCCGCAGGAGAAACAACGGATCAATCCGATTCACAAGCTCAAGCGGGCACTGCTCGATCACTTCGTGAACATCGATTTCACAGACAATCTTGTCGTAATGAAGTGTTTGCCGGGCACAGCCAATACGATCTGCGCGCTGCTGGACAATATGGAGTGGCAGGAAGTAATGGGAACCATTTGCGGAGATGATACGATTTTGATCATTTGCCGCACGAAGGCTCAAAGCAATGAGGTTGTAGAAAGGTTGCTGGAGCTGTTGAACTAACACACCAATTTTAGGAGGCATCAGTTTATGTTGCGAGAGCTGTCCATTCGAAATTTAGCTGTAGTTGAGCAGGTGACGGTTTCGTTCCACCATGGCTTTCATGTTTTGACGGGGGAGACGGGAGCGGGTAAATCCATCATTATTGACGCGCTTAGCTTAATTGTTGGAGGACGGGGCTCCGCAGATATGGTCAGGTATGGCTGTCAGAAGGCGGAAATGGATGCGATGTTTGATTTGCCGCGGATGCATCCCGTATGGCATGTGCTGGAGAGACTAGGGGTAGAGGCATCACATGACGAGATGCTCGTCATTCGTCGTGAGCTCACTTCCCAAGGCAAAAGCAGCAGCCGAGTGAATGGACAGCTGGTTACTATGACGATGCTTCGTGAAATTGGAGAATGCTTAGTTAATATTCATGGTCAGCATGAGCATCAATCTTTACTGCGTACAGAGAGGCATTTGGAATGGCTTGACATGTTCGCAGGTGACCTGCTCATTGAGCGCAAGCAGACTTATAAAGCGGTATATAAGGAGCTGCAGCAGGCAAGAGCGGCGCTGCGCGAGCTTGAAGATTCAGCACGGCATAATGTGCAAATGCTGGACTTGTACCGTTTTCAAATCGAAGAAATTTCAAATGCCCAGCTGAAGGTTGGAGAAGATGAAAGCTTGGCTGAAGAGAAACGCAAGCTGCAATTCGCCAGCAAACGGATGGACAATGTAACCGAAGCCTATTCTTCATTGTATGGCGATGCTGGCTTGGATGCTTTAAACAAAGCGATTATTAAGCTTTCGGATATTCAGACGTATGATCCCGCTATTGTCGGGCCATTGCTGGAACAGCTCCAATCGGCCTATTATCAAGCCGAGGATGCCGCTTTTCAACTTAGAGATTACAGAGATACCATTGAATCAGATCCGGAGCAGCTTGCGACTATCGAAGATCGTCTCGATCTCATTCATGGTTTGAAACGCAAATATGGCGAGAGCATTGAGGATATTCTCGTTTATTATAAAAGCATTGTCGTGGAACGCGACAAGATCGAAAACCGCGACGACTATTTAGAAAAACTGCGTAATAGCGAAGCAACATTGTATAAATCAGCACTTGAACTTGCTGAGGAGCTTTCGAAGCTGCGCAATCATGCATCTACACGTTTGGCTGAGTCCATTGAGCGCGAGCTTCGTCAACTGCAAATGCCTAACACGATTTTTTCTGTACAAATGGACAGAATCAAGCAGCACGATCAAAAGGAAGCCGCTGTTGTGCTTAATAGCAATGGCTGTGACGAAGCGGTGTTTATGCTGGCTCCGAACCCTGGGGAGCCGCTTAAGCCATTGAATAAAATCGCATCAGGCGGCGAGATGTCGCGCGTTATGCTGGCTCTGAAAGCGATATTTGCTGAGCATGACCAAATTCCAGTACTCGTATTTGACGAGGTGGATACAGGGGTTAGCGGACGTGCAGCTCAATCGATTGCGGAGAAGCTTTCCCAACTATCGCGTCGCTGCCAAATTTTTTCGATCACGCATTTACCGCAAGTTGCTTGTATGGCTGATCACCATTATGAAATTCGCAAGCAAGTCGTTAATCAACGTACAGCGACCTCCATTAAAGAAATTATGAGCAATACCCGAATTGAGGAGCTAGCCCGCATGTTGGGCGGGGTTGAAGTGACCGAGAAGACGAGACATCATGCACAAGAAATGCTTGATTTGGCATTGCGGCAGAAAGGAGCCTAATGGAGGGCATTAAGGGAAGTTTTTTGTGGTCATAAAACGGTGGGGGCGGGGTAACTTAAAGGTACGCCAATGGCGATTAATCCTTTATCGTCATGCGATGGAATTACAGGGAGCGTGAAATCATTGAACTCCAGCAAGAGGAAGAGATGGTTCGGTCTGGTTCTCGTGATTTTGATTTGCATGGTAGGCTTCTCCACACCGTTTCAGCACTTAGCCTCAATCCCGAATGAACTGCGTTTGTTCACTGGCCAATCGAAACGATTACAATATGGAGTTCCTGTTCATGCTCAAGTTACGGTGGACCCGCGTATGCTTCAAGTGAATGGCTCATCGACCCGGTCTTTATCAGTCAATTTGAACGAACCGCTATCCTTACATTCGCAGCAAAGCGGCGAGACGAGGATGAAAGTGAAATTATTCGGTAAAATTCCTTTCAAGACGGTGAAAGTCAACGTTGTTCCTGATTTAAAGGTCATTCCCGGTGGTCAAACCATTGGGGTCAAGGTGAAGTCAGCCGGAATTTTAGTCGTCGGTCATCATCAAGTGACTAGTCAGAATGGCAGTAAGCAATCTCCAGGTGAACTCGCAGGATTGCGTCTAGGCGATTTAATCGTCAAGATTAATGGCCAGAAGGTTTCCGAAGTTAGGAAAGTTGCAGAGCTCGTTGATCATGCAGGCAACAATAGGAAAGCGCTTGATATTGTATATAAGCGTGGCGGCCATTTAGGTAAAACCGTTTTGAATCCTTCTTATGATGCTGAGGATCGAACGTGGCGGCTAGGGCTTTATATTCGCGACTCTGCTGCCGGTGTAGGCACGCTGACGTTTTATGCCCCTGATCAGGGCGTTTACGGCGCGCTTGGACATGTCATAACAGATATGGACACGCAAACAGCTATTGAAGTTGGTGATGGCCAAATTCTTCAATCCAGCGTAACGTCAATTAATAAAAGCCAAAATGGCGAGCCAGGCGAAAAAAGGGCCCATTTTGTGAAGGAAAGTAAAGTGCTGGGCAATGTGGAACGAAACACTCCATTTGGTATTTTTGGCAAAATGAATGAAAATCCTACCCACAGCTATAACAGCAGTGCTATGCCGGTTGCTTTTGCTGAGGAGGTAGCTGAAGGCCCTGCTCAAATTTATACCGTAGTAAATGGTCAAAAGGTTGAGAAATTTGATATTGAAATTGCTCATGTTATGAAGCAGAACAGTCCGGCAACTAAAGGAATGGTTATCAAAATAACGGACAAGCGCCTGCTTGATAAAACAGGTGGCATTGTACAAGGTATGTCGGGCAGCCCCATCATTCAAAATGGCAAGCTGGTTGGAGCGGTGACCCATGTGTTCGTAAATGACCCTACATCGGGTTATGGATGTTTCATTGAATGGATGCTTCAAGATGCAGGGGTGTTATTAAAATCTACATTGCAGCAAGGCAGTCAAACAGCAGCATAAAAACAACCGCCAGCGGCAGGGAGCGAATACGCTGCAGGCGGTTGTTTTACTTTTGTCGGACACCTTCTTTTGTCGAAACTCAGCGAAACAAAGCGCTAATTGTAAATAAATAATCAGTATAACGGTATTGAGAAAAAAAATAAAGAAAAATAATTTTCGACAGAAGGAATTTATATCAGCGTGTCGAAAATGTTACTCAAGACAACTAGGGGAAGGTTCAAGAGTGAAAATTGGATTATCATTTGAGGGAGGATAATATCTTGCAAAAAATTGATGTATTGTTGGCAGATGACAACAGAGAATTTACTAATTTGTTATCGGAATACATATCCGATCAAAGTGATATGAATGTGAGCGGTGTAGCGTATAACGGTGAAGAAGTGCTGAGGCACTTGGAAGAATCCCGTAAAATACCGGATGTACTCATTCTTGATATTATTATGCCTCATTTGGACGGACTAGGCGTTTTGGAGCGTTTGCGGGAAATGAACATCTCGCCAATGCCTAAAATCATTATGTTGACCGCCTTCGGTCAAGAAAATATTACACAAAAAGCAGTTCAATTGGGTGCTTCTTATTATATTCTTAAGCCATTTGATATGGATATTTTGGCTAACCGGATTCGCCAGCTGTTCGGGAATTCTTCGTACTCGGCATCATCTTCTTACAATTCGAGTTCATCAACAGTAAAATCGAATGTTGTTCCGCTTGCCAAGGGCAAAAATCTAGATGCCAATATTACAAGCATCATTCATGAAATTGGTGTGCCTGCTCATATTAAAGGCTACCAGTATTTGCGCGAAGCCATCACAATGGTGTATAACAATATCGAAATTTTGGGTGCGATTACAAAAACGTTATATCCAGCAATCGCCGAAAAATTCAAAACGACACCATCCCGCGTCGAACGGGCAATTCGCCATGCTATTGAAGTCGCCTGGACGCGTGGCAACATCGACAGCATCAGCCACCTATTTGGCTATACCATCAATATCAGCAAGTCCAAGCCGACCAATAGCGAATTTATCGCGATGGTTGCAGACAAGCTGCGGATTGAGCATAAGGTTAGCTGAACGTAGGCTGGGAGCGGGGTAGAGCGTGTCAAGAGCTATTGCAATTATGGCTATAAATATCCGAAATAGGGTATTTTGAGCCGATAAATATCGAAAGTAAGCTAACTAATACCACTTGTTTATTGGGTTTCCAACAACCCTATAAAGGAGTGGTATTTCTTATGACAAACATGGAATTTCACATCGACAATTTTATGCTTTATTGCAGTTCGAAGAATCTTTCCCGTAAAACGTTGGCATCTTATGAACAAACCCTTAAGCTGTTTACGTTGTTCTTGAAGCAGAGCTTTGATATTGAAGATGTGAAGAAAGTTCAATCAGGACATATTCGCCAATACATCAAGTATTTGCGGGAGCGGGGAAAATACACAGTTGTCAATAAAGAAGAAAGCAAGAACATCAACCATCCTGACAACAGGAGCGATTATAAGAAAGACATATCGACGACAACCATTGCTAACTACGTCCGAAACATAAAAGTGTTCTTCAACTATCTATATCATGCTGAGAGGGAAATTCCCAAAAATCCCGTAGACAGCATTAAAAACCTGAAGCCTGAAAGGAAGATGAAGAAGATTCTGACTCCTGATGAAATCAAGCGGGTATTGAAACAGTTTGATTCATCAACCTTCCACGGTTACAGGAACTACATTATTACGAAGCTGTTGCTGGATACGGGAATGCGTATTGGTGAATGCCTTTCACTATTCCCAGAACATTTCGATTTCGCTCATAAGAGCATATTAATCACGAACCCAAAGAATAAGCAGGAACGGTATGTATATTTCTCATTCAAACTGGCTAATGACATGAAGCAATGGATGAAGTACAAAGATAGATATTCAGAAAGCCCATTCTTGTTTCCAACGACCAGAGGAACGCAGCTTGAAGTCCGCAATTATGAGAGAGCATTGCGTCAGGCAGGAGAACAGGTAGGGGTGTCCATCCATCCTCACCAACTGAGGAATAACTTCGCTAAGTACTACATTCTGAATAACGGTGATTGGTTTAGTCTGTGCCGCATTCTCGGACATTCATCAGTTGAGGTAACTCAGAAGGCTTATTTGGACTTTACAGATGAAGAAATCGGGCGAAAGTATCAGAAACATAGTCCACTTGCATTCTTGGAGGTCTAAGCCATGACAACAAAGAAGAGTGTTTGGACGGCTATTGAAGATGATGTTACTGCTCAAAGGCTCGTAGAACTCGCTAGGGCGCACTTTAGGCTTGCTTTGGAACACATAGGAAAAGCTTGTCCAGAACGTAGGCAAGCTATACAAGCCGAAATTGAGTGTCTGAGAGCAGAAAGAGAATTGTTGTTGACCTCCTTTGAGCAGGGAGGGCGTAAAATGAGCGAAGACTTCGAGAAATACGAACAACTCGTATGCCGCGAGGATGAATTGTGTTTTGAACTAAAGACATATCAAGAAATAATTTCAGAATTGTTGATGCTAGTTCATAAACGAGGTACTAGCGTTCTGAATTTGGAGACTGTTGAGGAAGTTATGACAACGCTATATATGGCAGAAATTGATTGTCGCACCGAACTGTTAGATACACAGCTTGAGAAAAGCATTTTATCTTACAATCTAGGTCGGGAATCATAGGGTGATCGATCGATTTTGAACGTCTCCAGTAGCTCGTCCATCTTGTGATTTTGAACTTGCTGCCGTAGTCTGTTTGTTAAATGCCCATAGGCTTTATGGATTATCGTTCAGTACATGGACTAACATCAAAAGAGCCTTATCAGTTGTTTCACCTGATAGGCTCTTTTATACGATTTATAGCACCATATATTGTAATAATCTTCTTTTGAACTCTGCTACTGTAGCTTGGTTAATGTTAGTGGTACATCTTCTATAATAAACGGCATTAAAACTTCTTTGTTGCCCATATGAGCTACAGGTGCTAGCTCTATGCCTAATGAGAATGAAGATGGATTGTTTGCTCAAGTCCTTTTGAACTGGAGGATTCATTTATAATATGAAGTAATACTAGCGATGTCAGGTTTTCGGTATATTTTTCGAAAAAAATTTTCTATAAAAAACTCAATTTTAAGCGTATATCATTAACAAACCCAATAAAAATAAGGGAAAATCAAATATTTTACAATATAAAATAAGTATGCTATACTAATTTTAGTGAAGAAGATGTTCCGTCGAATAATTTATTTGAATAGGAAGTTAAAGCGGGGAGGAAACTCCTCGCTCCTTTTTTTGCATTTTTATGAAAATAATATTGGAGGTTTACAGAATGGAAAGAGAGTCAAGAGAGGATTACAGAATTAAACGCATTATGAAGTACATCAGATTAAGGGAATTATCAGACCTTTTAGATTGCCATCTTGCTACGGTTAGCCACTATGAGAATGGCAGATATAATTTGTCTAAAGAGAACGAAGAGAAATACAAAAATTATATTGATTCACATCAGGGGAGAAAACAGTCATGAGTGCATGCTTAGTTATACAAACAGGACGAACCATTATTATGGGTTCTGATTCAGCTATTTCAACAACAATTAATGGGCAGATTTATCGCATAGATGAATCAGGTGCGAAACTTTGGGAAGTGGATGATATGATCATCTTTTGTTCAGGTAACATGAAATATGCTTATCAAATCATGGACATTTTCCTTAGCCAAAAAGATAAAAGCGTATCAAATTTAAGTCTAATTGTAAAAGAAGTTTGCTTAGACGATACAGCTATTTCACTAGAAGTATTGGTAGGCGTGGTTCAAGAGGGTTGTTCTCATTTGTATAGCATTTCTTCATCAGATAACTTCAGAATTGAAGATCGTAAGATGGAACATACGAATGGTACTGCTATTTGGGCAGCAGGAATCAAAACGGAGGAGAGCGCTGACAAAGCTGAACAATATCTTTTACAAGGACAAAGTATCGAAGAGGTATATCAAAATGTATATAATGATATTTCCTTTGAAGGGGTTGGTGGTAAACTGGTTATTTATCAGTTAACCAAAAGCGAATGCAAGAAATTATTACAGTCAACGATATTGGAAAAACAGGATATAAAGATTTTGACAGCGCAACTCTATCTTGATCTTTGTACTAAAAATATGATCATCGGTGAAAGAGTATTCGGAAAACTTCTTGCTGGTACGAACCTTGAAATCGATGCATCAGACGTAAATGGTCAGAGAACATTTACGGTGGATGGCAATGGTGTAACCATCCAAGGTGATAAGCTAACCGTCACAGGAGGGATTCCAGCGAATCAGCTTGATCCTGCTTATAAAAAAGTGAGCTAGTGCAGCTAATGAAGCCTTACAACGGCGTTACAATCGACTCAGAGAATGGTCTGTATGTTATGAAGTCGGATTCCACAATCAGAACAATGTTGAATGCTACAGAGGGTTTCAAGTTCCAAAAGAATGCTGGAACATTATCAGCGCCAACATGGACTGACATGCTGTTTTACGATGTAAATACAGGGAACCTATTTATTGATGGTGTTGTTAACGCTAGAGATTTAAAGGTCAATGGAGCAAGCGTACTTACAGGGGATGGAAAGTTTAAATCTTCATCGCTGGAAACACTGTATGTTGGCAAAAACGTATTTATGGCTCCTGAAGCAAGGATTTCGTGGACTCAGGTAACAGAACAGCCTAATGCAGCTCAGTTGGGTGGAGTGATGACTAATTCGCCTAAGATGACGTATATTGATGCGAATGGTGTTTATACAGGCACTGTGTCAGCTAATCAGATTAATGCAGGTAAAATTAGATCGCAATATATTGATGTAGAGGATCTGAAGGTAAATCGAATTTATAGAGAATATAATGACAGTTCAGGATATTTGCAACTATCGGAAGTTGGGGCTGCTGGGCAATCTTTTGGAGATTTGGAACTATGGTTTAGTAATGAACGATGGTTTAGAGTCTATAACGGTGGAGGTGGAAAGGTGTACTTAGACGTACATGACACATCATTTTTAGAATCGGATGGAACAACTACGACAGCACTAGGAAATTGGGAGTTTAAAGGAAAGGTTACAGGAGTAACAGCTACATTCGCGTAAAAATTGCTGTTACTACTTAGTTGCCACTTTCAATTTAATCTTCAAAGGGTAAGATATTTTTTAGGTATTAATTGTACTCAGTGACAGGTATAGGCCAAAGATTATAGAATGGGACTTCTGCATAAACAGTGTGAGGAGAAAAGATGCCTGGCTAAAACAGATCCAAGCGAAGGCACAATCCCATTCTGGAAAATGTCACTTATGACGTTCTAAAGGACAGTAGCATTCAAAAGTCTAAATCACCTGTTTTTGAAAAGTGAAATAGGTTACCAATAAATTATAGGTAGCCTATTTCGTTTGTAGATTATTGAAAGAATTGATAATCATCAAGGTTTAAGGATTCAGTGTTAAATTAATAGGAGAAGTGGAAGTTATGTATAAAGAGCCAGAGAAAAAGCAGGAAAAATATGTTGGGTTCCCAATGAAAATGAATGCATACGGGCACAAAGAGTTATTTATTGTGCAAAAAGATGAAAATGCTTTCATTTTATATTTTATTTTAGGTAAAATGACGCAAAATTATTGGACGTGGGGAAGTTTTGAGACGACTGTTGTCACTCTTAGTAAGCAATTCTCTATCAAGAAGAAGGAAAGTGATAACAGAAAAGAAATCAAGCGTCTATTATTAGTATTGCATGAAAAAGGATGGTTCAAGATTATGTTTGATGAACAATCATTTGAGTATGATACGTTGCTTAATATTTCAATGGTAGACTTGGATAGTCCGCAAGTAATGTCTGTTGTAGAAAGCGAAAATTTTAAGCACACAGGTTATCTCAAAGTTACACAAGAGATGTTTGACTCATGTAAATGGAATGCTAGACATTTTAGAGGGTTAATTTACGCCGAATGGCGCATGATGCGTGGTCAAGAGAATGAGGGCAAATACCGTATTTCAGGTAGTGAGTGGCAAAAGGCAATGGGGATATCTAAACTGACTCAGATTAATCTAGTCAAGGAACTTGATGAATTGAATTTAGTTGATAAACAACGCGGTGAAATGTACATAGACGCTTGTGGCAAACCAAAACGTGAAACAAATCTATATTCTGTGGTGTGTGACGAAGAACGCCAAGAACGTAAGCAAGAAGAGAAGCAAAATGAATATTCCTTGATAAAGCAGCACAATTTTGACGTTCATGCGGAGGTTGCTCAATTGGATGCTATAGATCCAAGATGTGAAAACACAAATGTATATAAAACAGGTAAGAAAGATTACCTTGGCAATAAAGAATATTGGATTTGGAATACGACGAAATACAAAAGCACAAAAATGCACTTGGATGCACGTTTCAATAGCTTTAAGAATGCAAGACCTGATTTATACGCTACTGTCGTAATGGAAGGCGAGAAGTACATGAAGAAAATAAATGCTAATAAAGATTGGCAAGAAAAACAACATCAAATGAGCAGCCATCGTAATAAAGGCTATGATCCAAGGTTTTATCTGAGTTAATGAAATTAAAAAGTTCACAAATGGAAAAAGATGAGATAGCAGGGAGACAAGCAAAAAGAGAACAGGCAGATGACTTTGCTGATATATTAGATGAAGTAATAGAATACAAAAGAGCTAAGCTAGAAGATGATCATTAGCCGTTCTAGTTGTTAAATAATAGTTGAAGGTAGCTTAATGCTAGCTTTCCAATTACTGATTCGAAGGACTGATGTTATGAATTTACTCTAAAATTCACAATAGAAAGATACTGTTTATTTCAGGGGCAAGCTTAAGAGTGTACGTTGCGACAAATCTAATCAGGAGAAAAAATGTTGGTAAATGAACGACTATATAACCAGTGAAGCGATTATCTTCATCTTGCGAAGACAGCTAATTCGGTAGGTAGTAGATCAAATATATAAGTATAGATTCAGAGCAAATCTGACGAAATTTTATTTTGTAAAGTATAATTCCTAGTCATATTTGACGTTGTTTTATAACTGTTGAAGTTTAATATTTGATCAAAATTGATGCTATTCTATACAGTATAAACCAAAGAACTTAAGAAAGAAGAAAACTTACCTATAAACCCAGCGGGGCTAGTGGGTAGGTTTTTCGCTTACGCTCCCCTCTAAGACCCTGTCGCTTCGCTCCTATCGTGCCACAAGTGGCACTCTTGTTTTGACACTAATTTTCTATTATCGTTTGTAGTATGGTGATTTCGCTTGATATATTGTGTTGCTGTGTTTCAGTAATTATTCTATATTAGATTATCTACAAGGGAGAACATCTCCTTTGACTTTGAATACAAAACTTACTTCAGATGAATTTAGATCACTTCTCACAAAATAACAAAAATCTGAAACGTTCCATTTTAATCGAATTTTTTCTTGTTGTAAGTAATGCTGTCCCATAAAAGGACTAACTAACACCCAAATACAAATAATTTTAGTTGTTACTGCTTCTCATAAGCGTTTCGAATTGCATTAAATGAATATGAAATCAAGTTTGTTGAAAGTTTGCCAGATGAGCTATTTTTTCAAGACAAAGAATAAGATGACTCTAGTAACCTTCATTGACATTTATATTAATTAATGATATATTTATAGGCTAACATAAATCATATTTCGGAGGTTTTGCCAATGAAAACGATTAATGAAATTTTAGAGCAGTTTTTGACACAATGGATTTAAGGTCTATGGCGTTTGTAGTAAGAATGAAACATCATAATGCGGAAGATTTTGACTTAATACATTACGCAGGAAATAGCAAAGATACTCTAACGTGTTCAGAGAGTTACAACACTGGCGAAAATGACGAAGACACTGCTGAAAGAATGGGCAAAATCGATGCCATGAGCGAATCAGAGTGTCAGCTGCTGGAACAATACC from the Paenibacillus sp. BIHB 4019 genome contains:
- the spoIVB gene encoding SpoIVB peptidase; this encodes MNSSKRKRWFGLVLVILICMVGFSTPFQHLASIPNELRLFTGQSKRLQYGVPVHAQVTVDPRMLQVNGSSTRSLSVNLNEPLSLHSQQSGETRMKVKLFGKIPFKTVKVNVVPDLKVIPGGQTIGVKVKSAGILVVGHHQVTSQNGSKQSPGELAGLRLGDLIVKINGQKVSEVRKVAELVDHAGNNRKALDIVYKRGGHLGKTVLNPSYDAEDRTWRLGLYIRDSAAGVGTLTFYAPDQGVYGALGHVITDMDTQTAIEVGDGQILQSSVTSINKSQNGEPGEKRAHFVKESKVLGNVERNTPFGIFGKMNENPTHSYNSSAMPVAFAEEVAEGPAQIYTVVNGQKVEKFDIEIAHVMKQNSPATKGMVIKITDKRLLDKTGGIVQGMSGSPIIQNGKLVGAVTHVFVNDPTSGYGCFIEWMLQDAGVLLKSTLQQGSQTAA
- the spo0A gene encoding sporulation transcription factor Spo0A, producing MQKIDVLLADDNREFTNLLSEYISDQSDMNVSGVAYNGEEVLRHLEESRKIPDVLILDIIMPHLDGLGVLERLREMNISPMPKIIMLTAFGQENITQKAVQLGASYYILKPFDMDILANRIRQLFGNSSYSASSSYNSSSSTVKSNVVPLAKGKNLDANITSIIHEIGVPAHIKGYQYLREAITMVYNNIEILGAITKTLYPAIAEKFKTTPSRVERAIRHAIEVAWTRGNIDSISHLFGYTINISKSKPTNSEFIAMVADKLRIEHKVS
- a CDS encoding tyrosine-type recombinase/integrase, translating into MTNMEFHIDNFMLYCSSKNLSRKTLASYEQTLKLFTLFLKQSFDIEDVKKVQSGHIRQYIKYLRERGKYTVVNKEESKNINHPDNRSDYKKDISTTTIANYVRNIKVFFNYLYHAEREIPKNPVDSIKNLKPERKMKKILTPDEIKRVLKQFDSSTFHGYRNYIITKLLLDTGMRIGECLSLFPEHFDFAHKSILITNPKNKQERYVYFSFKLANDMKQWMKYKDRYSESPFLFPTTRGTQLEVRNYERALRQAGEQVGVSIHPHQLRNNFAKYYILNNGDWFSLCRILGHSSVEVTQKAYLDFTDEEIGRKYQKHSPLAFLEV
- the argR gene encoding transcriptional regulator ArgR; this translates as MKGIRQFKIKEIITNQVVETQEELVEALRNTGLQVTQATVSRDIKELMLIKVPAEDGRYRYSLPQEKQRINPIHKLKRALLDHFVNIDFTDNLVVMKCLPGTANTICALLDNMEWQEVMGTICGDDTILIICRTKAQSNEVVERLLELLN
- the recN gene encoding DNA repair protein RecN, with product MLRELSIRNLAVVEQVTVSFHHGFHVLTGETGAGKSIIIDALSLIVGGRGSADMVRYGCQKAEMDAMFDLPRMHPVWHVLERLGVEASHDEMLVIRRELTSQGKSSSRVNGQLVTMTMLREIGECLVNIHGQHEHQSLLRTERHLEWLDMFAGDLLIERKQTYKAVYKELQQARAALRELEDSARHNVQMLDLYRFQIEEISNAQLKVGEDESLAEEKRKLQFASKRMDNVTEAYSSLYGDAGLDALNKAIIKLSDIQTYDPAIVGPLLEQLQSAYYQAEDAAFQLRDYRDTIESDPEQLATIEDRLDLIHGLKRKYGESIEDILVYYKSIVVERDKIENRDDYLEKLRNSEATLYKSALELAEELSKLRNHASTRLAESIERELRQLQMPNTIFSVQMDRIKQHDQKEAAVVLNSNGCDEAVFMLAPNPGEPLKPLNKIASGGEMSRVMLALKAIFAEHDQIPVLVFDEVDTGVSGRAAQSIAEKLSQLSRRCQIFSITHLPQVACMADHHYEIRKQVVNQRTATSIKEIMSNTRIEELARMLGGVEVTEKTRHHAQEMLDLALRQKGA